A window of the Podospora bellae-mahoneyi strain CBS 112042 chromosome 6, whole genome shotgun sequence genome harbors these coding sequences:
- the HXT5 gene encoding hexose transporter hxt5 (COG:P; EggNog:ENOG503NU51): MAGPRSLHETTDDEHSPKSGTPANVSAASLAAEQRITGLAILLGAVASIGGFMFGYVSGQISGFFDMEDYGRRFGEFNVLTGKYDFSAPRQGAIVGLLPAGCLFGSLIAGRIADTLGRRMAISVTAVFCCVGNIIEISSSSSWAQFAVGRLVTGFGIGALSVAVPMYQSESAPAKIRGVLISCYQLFITLGIWVAEMINYGTHTMSNSGSWRIPNGLSFLWSLILGVGILFLPESPRFAYRVGREEEARRSIARLAGLDERAASVNQQIDEIKAKLDEERAGAQTSWYEIFTGPRMLYRTLLGITLQAGQQLTGANFFFYYGTTIFRATGLSDSYVTQIILGSVNVGCTFGGLYIVKKCGRRNALMGGALWMMVCFFVYSFVGRFKLDPVNPANTPTAGNVLIVFSCLFIAAFATTWGPLVWVVTAELYPAKYRAPAMAIATASNWLWNFLMSFFTRFITDSIGYLYGLVFAGCCAALVLIVFFFLVESKDRSLEEIDTMYMLHVNPITSAKWSEDMVPSSSASDEKQTAHMEKSDKQIP, from the exons ATGGCGGGACCAAGATCGCTCCACGAGACGACGGACGATGAGCATTCGCCCAAGTCTGGCACCCCGGCCAACGTCTCGGCCGCTTCTCTGGCTGCCGAGCAGCGTATCACCGGCCTTGCCATCCTACTAGGCGCTGTTGCCAGTATTGGTGGTTTTATGTTTGGCTATGTGAG CGGTCAAATCTCGGGCTTTTTCGATATGGAAGACTACGGCAGACGCTTTGGTGAATTCAACGTCCTTACTGGCAAATACGACTTCAGCGCTCCCAGACAAGGTGCCATAGTCGGCCTATTACCGGCTGGCTGCTTGTTTGGTTCGCTCATTGCCGGCCGCATCGCCGATACCTTGGGTCGCCGCATGGCCATCTCGGTCACTGCCGTCTTCTGCTGCGTTGGAAACATCATTGAAATCTCTTCGTCGAGCTCATGGGCTCAATTCGCTGTCGGTCGCCTCGTCACTGGTTTTGGTATTGGTGCTCTCTCGGTTGCGGTACCCATGTACCAGTCCGAGTCGGCCCCTGCCAAGATCAGAGGTGTTCTCATCTCGTGCTACCAActcttcatcaccctcgGCATCTGGGTTGCTGAGATGATCAACTATGGCACCCACACCATGTCCAACTCTGGCTCGTGGCGCATTCCCAACGGTCTGTCGTTCCTTTGGTCGCTCATCCTCGGTGTTGGTATCCTCTTCCTTCCTGAGTCCCCCCGCTTCGCCTACCGTGTTGGCCGCGAAGAGGAGGCGCGCAGGAGTATCGCTCGTCTTGCTGGCCTCGATGAGAGGGCCGCCTCTGTCAACCAACAAATCGATGAGATCAAGGCCAAGCTTGATGAGGAGAGAGCCGGCGCCCAGACGAGCTGGTACGAGATCTTCACTGGTCCCCGCATGCTCTACCGTACCCTTCTTGGTATAACTCTCCAG GCTGGTCAACAACTGACGGGTGCCAATTTCTTCTTCTACTACGGTACCACCATCTTCCGTGCTACCGGTCTTAGCGACAGCTACGTTACCCAGATCATTCTCGGTTCCGTCAACGTTGGTTGCACCTTTGGCGGTCTCTACATTGTCAAGAAGTGTGGAAGAAGAAATGCTCTCATGGGTGGCGCCCTCTGGATGATGGTGTGCTTCTTCGTCTACTCGTTTGTTGGTCGCTTCAAGCTTGACCCCGtcaacccagccaacacGCCCACGGCCGGCAACGTCCTCATCGTGTTCTCTTGCCTGTTCATCGCCGCGTTCGCCACCACCTGGGGTCCTCTTGTCTGGGTCGTCACGGCCGAGCTCTACCCTGCCAAGTACCGCGCTCCTGCCATGGCCATTGCCACTGCCAGCAACTGGCTCTGGAACTTTTTGATGAGCTTCTTCACCCGCTTCATCACCGACTCGATCGGCTACCTGTACGGTCTCGTCTTCGCCGGCTGCTGCGCTGCCCTtgtcctcatcgtcttcttcttcttggtggagAGCAAGGACCGCAgcttggaggagattgacacCATGTACATGCTCCAcgtcaaccccatcaccagcgcCAAGTGGTCCGAGGACATGGTGCCCTCCAGTTCCGCCAGCGACGAGAAGCAGACTGCGCACATGGAGAAGAGCGACAAGCAAATCCCTTGA
- a CDS encoding hypothetical protein (EggNog:ENOG503NZ0E), whose translation MASPTSVLSKTLQSITRSKIRELESRHKSYEARKSDLLAQVDAATEEQDRLSLLLDAFRELYPGAHGDVLLHNVERWIAQSRYDASIPVSKLMSFGRELREKLDHQSRRLNMAHLYSRLLTEWMDQPPAVSSPAAADDGLDDSFELVERQRQRLSELVDKFESVVFKPLETSDAEIRKFLDRLFPDEKSLKALEELRKTVAIETTSFMSQASPFNQKSLTTCINGLLTEDILSDEKQAILQDFLGSDVALAEIADVLNTRFSDIKQWQWDAGKDGIRVIPRAGLNGKYRVWADDDILQMIFVQYIGVRLCNIIKPALKIFMWAVRQRDLDTNTVPTAAESERRKYYLSEYPTSHNVEDMRMEDYMETFFLSQLPSTESDMNRYDDDSDGSDDGSVQDRNTSTPKKSNIKQQLLRRLTTELLIHRLRGVTLENRHEASNPVALVQTDLQWYGTGLSHTTIYSLMRYIGFGQDWIGFFKKYLEAPLNLDMASDNRPQLGPRTRKRGVPMAHASEKLTGELVLFFMDIAVNRETGILPYRLHDDIWLLGEPTRAAQAWECMQLFAKVFGLEFNRSKTGSVYLPGASNRDTDVSDILPAGPVTIGFLQLDPETGRWTIDQKLVFAHVDQLKKQLDECNSVLSWVQTWNSCIGRFFSHTFGEPAFCFGREHISEVLDTYTKMLARLFPAENGVQGSVVEHLKAILRDRFGVSDLPDAFIFLPEQLGGLGLRNPFVNLFLIRDGITKTPEEILDEYLEWEHASYLERKNVFAKEDDKYRYRRLVNILSPEEISETSAVKESEQDVFFSFDEFCRFRERRQTKYRSVYEELQTVPRTEDIHLSADVSRKLKAFLAGVEIDSEKKWFLQLYAEELLRDFGSLTLVDKQFLPVGVLELMRGKKVTWKMVL comes from the exons ATGGCCTCTCCGacctcggtcctctccaAGACCTTGCAGAGCATCACCCGCAGCAAGATCCGCGAGTTGGAGTCCCGCCATAAGTCCTACGAAGCTCGCAAATCTGACTTGCTTGCCCAGGTCGACGCGGCCACTGAGGAGCAAGATCGACTGAGCCTTCTCCTGGACGCTTTCCGGGAACTGTACCCAGGGGCTCATGGAGATGTTTTACTTCACAACGTTGAGCGTTGGATCGCTCAGTCCCGTTACGATGCGTCCATTCCCGTTTCCAAGCTAATGAGCTTTGGCCGGGAGCTCCGAGAGAAGCTCGATCACCAGAGCAGAAGGTTGAACATGGCTCATCTGTACTCGCGGCTCTTGACAG AATGGATGGATCAACCGCCTGCAGTTTCATCCCCTGCTGCGGCTGATGACGGGCTTGATGATTCCTTTGAACTTGTTgagcgccagcgccagcggCTGTCTGAACTTGTTGACAAGTTTGAATCGGTCGTTTTTAAGCCTCTGGAGACGAGTGATGCTGAGATCCGCAAATTCCTCGACCGTCTGTTCCCTGATGAGAAGAGTCTGAAAGCCTTGGAAGAGCTTCGCAAAACTGTCGCCATCGAAACTACGTCCTTCATGTCCCAGGCTTCACCGTTCAACCAGAAGTCACTCACTACTTGTATCAACGGTCTCTTGACTGAGGATATTCTCAGCGATGAAAAGCAAGCCATCCTCCAGGACTTTCTGGGGAGTGATGTCGCCCTAGCCGAGATTGCCGACGTTTTGAACACGCGTTTCTCTGATATCAAGCAATGGCAGTGGGACGCCGGGAAGGACGGTATCCGCGTCATCCCTCGAGCGGGTTTGAATGGCAAGTATCGAGTGTGGGCCGACGACGATATCCTGCAAATGATTTTCGTCCAGTACATAGGTGTGAGACTctgcaacatcatcaagccAGCCCTGAAGATTTTCATGTGGGCCGTACGCCAGAGGGATCTCGACACCAACACAGTCCCAACCGCAGCTGAGAGCGAGAGGCGCAAATATTACCTCAGTGAGTATCCGACTTCGCATAACGTCGAGGACATGCGCATGGAGGACTACATGGAGACCTTCTTTCTGTCGCAGCTGCCAAGCACCGAATCCGACATGAACCGTTATGACGACGACAGTGACgggagtgatgatggcagtGTTCAAGATCGCAACACATCTACGCCAAAGAAATCCAACATCAAGCAGCAGCTTTTGCGACGTTTGACAACAGAGCTGCTTATTCATCGACTCCGCGGCGTGACTCTTGAAAACCGCCATGAGGCCAGCAACCCTGTTGCGCTGGTTCAGACAGACTTGCAATGGTACGGAACAGGTCTCtctcacaccaccatctATTCCCTGATGCGATATATTGGTTTTGGTCAGGACTGGATCGGCTTTTTCAAGAAATACCTCGAAGCCCCGCTCAACCTTGACATGGCTTCCGACAACCGGCCCCAACTTGGGCCGCGCACTCGAAAGAGGGGTGTCCCCATGGCACACGCATCGGAGAAGTTGACTGGggagttggtgttgttctTCATGGATATTGCAGTCAACCGCGAGACTGGGATTCTGCCATACCGCTTGCATGACGACATCTGGCTTCTGGGCGAGCCCACCAGAGCGGCCCAAGCCTGGGAGTGCATGCAATTGTTCGCCAAGGTCTTTGGTCTCGAGTTCAACAGGAGCAAAACTGGGTCTGTCTATCTCCCAGGCGCCAGCAACAGGGACACTGATGTTTCTGATATCTTGCCGGCCGGGCCAGTCACCATTGGCTTCTTGCAACTCGACCCAGAGACGGGACGATGGACCATCGACCAGAAGCTCGTCTTTGCGCATGTCGACcagctgaagaagcagcTTGACGAGTGCAATAGTGTTCTCTCCTGGGTTCAAACCTGGAACAGCTGCATTGGTCGGTTTTTCAGCCACACGTTTGGCGAGCCTGCCTTCTGTTTTGGACGGGAACACATCAGTGAGGTGTTGGACACGTACACCAAGATGCTGGCGAGGCTTTTCCCTGCGGAGAACGGCGTGCAAGGCAGCGTGGTTGAGCACCTCAAGGCGATTCTCCGCGACCGTTTCGGAGTCTCGGATCTGCCTGATGCTTTCATCTTTTTGCCTGAGCAACTTGGCGGCTTGGGGTTGAGAAACCCGTTTGTGAACTTGTTCTTGATCCGCGACGGCATCACGAAGACTCCGGAAGAGATTCTCGACGAGTATCTCGAGTGGGAGCACGCGTCATACCTGGAGCGAAAGAATGTGTTTGCGAAGGAAGACGACAAGTATCGCTATCGGCGTTTGGTGAATATCCTTTCCCCTGAAGAGATCTCCGAGACATCAGCGGTCAAGGAATCGGAGCAGGATGTTTTCTTCTCGTTTGACGAGTTCTGCCGGTTTCGCGAGAGGAGACAGACAAAGTATCGGTCTGTGTACGAGGAGCTTCAGACGGTCCCTCGCACAGAGGATATCCACTTGAGCGCCGACGTGAGCCGCAAGTTGAAGGCATTCCTTGCCGGTGTTGAGATTGACTCGGAGAAGAAGTGGTTCTTGCAGCTCTATGCAGAGGAGTTGCTGCGGGACTTTGGAAGCCTGACTTTGGTCGACAAGCAATTCCTGCCTGTCGGTGTGTTGGAACTGATGAGAGGCAAAAAGGTCACCTGGAAGATGGTGCTGTGA
- the LYP1 gene encoding lysine permease (EggNog:ENOG503NUN0; COG:E): protein MVKDANEWPSPADSGVMDGGVTVEKKGPTGGDAESDQQGELQRTLSARHLNFIAIGGTIGTGFFLGSGTALLKAGPLGCLLSYLFVGTMLWSVMVSLGELSTYIPTAGAFSTYATRFVDPSLGFAVGWLYWFGWAITYALSLSASGLIIQYWNKDINIGIFIAVFFVIFTLVNYLPVGIYGELEMWLSSLKVITILGFIIFAICIAAGAGQQGVIGFKHWSEQGPFVEHLVSGGVGKFVGFWAVMIQASFAYQGAELVGVAAGEARNPKKTVPSAIRTTFWGIMVMFVVTIFLLGMIVPSNDPTLKDQAANGSTNAKASPLVVAADLAGVPVLPHIINAVLLTAVLSAANSNVYSGSRVLLALAEEGLAPKILTKTNKHGIPIYAVAVTSAIGLLGFLNLSPAGGQEAFNWLLNISGVAGLTTWGSTCASLIGFRRALKAQNVPVSDLPYISKFQPFTAWYGLFFNILVALTQGFTVFIEWKTSDFFAAYISLILFAAFWIGHKLWYRQGFVHPAAADLFRGRYDSHEERDAADGKV from the exons ATGGTCAAGGACGCAAACGAATGGCCGTCCCCGGCCGACTCGGGAGTCATGGACGGAGGTGTGAcggttgagaagaagggacCGACAGGCGGTGATGCGGAATCGGATCAGCAGGGAGAGCTGCAGAGGACCCTGTCGGCGAGGCATCTCAACTTTATTGCCATCGGCGGTACGATCGGGACGGGTTTCTTTCTGGGCAGCGGCACGGCGCTTTTGAAGGCTGGTCCGCTGGGGTGTCTGCTATCTTATCTGTTTGTTGGGACCATGCTGTGGTCGGTCATGGTGAGCTTGGGCGAGTTGTCGACGTATATCCCTACCGCAGGTGCCTTTTCGACGTATGCGACGAGGTTTGTTGACCCGAGTTTGGGTTTTGCGGTTGGGTGGTTGTATTGGTTTGGCT GGGCTATCACGTACGCTCTTTCTCTCAGTGCATCGGGCTTGATTATTCAGTACTGGAACAAGGATATAAACATTGGCATTTTCATCGCTGTCTTTTTCGTCATCTTTACGCTGGTCAACTACCTTCCCGTCGGCATCTATGGCGAGCTCGAAATGTGGCTGTCGAGTTTGAAGGTCATCACCATTCTCGGcttcatcatctttgccATTTGCATCGCTGCCGGTGCCGGACAGCAGGGCGTGATTGGATTCAAGCACTGGAGTGAACAAGGTCCATTTGTCGAGCACTTGGTGTCGGGTGGTGTCGGGAAATTCGTCGGCTTTTGGGCAGTCATGATTCAGGCCTCGTTTGCGTACCAGGGCGCTGAGCTTGTCGGCGTGGCTGCCGGTGAGGCTCGCAACCCCAAGAAGACGGTTCCAAGCGCCATCCGGACTACCTTCTGGGGTATCATGGTCATGTTTGTCGTCACAATCTTTCTGCTCGGCATGATTGTGCCATCCAACGACCCAACCCTCAAGGACCAGGCTGCCAACGGGTCGACCAACGCCAAGGCCTCGCCTcttgtggttgctgctgacCTTGCCGGTGTCCCCGTCTTGCcgcacatcatcaacgccgtTCTGCTGACGGCTGTGCTGTCAGCTGCCAACTCCAACGTCTACTCGGGCAGCCGTGTGCTTCTTGCGCTCGCCGAGGAGGGTCTTGCTCCCAAGATCCTGACCAAGACCAACAAGCATGGTATTCCAATCTATGCCGTGGCCGTCACCTCGGCCATCGGCCTGCTCGGATTTTTGAACCTGTCACCCGCCGGAGGTCAGGAGGCCTTCAACTGGCTGCTCAACATCAGCGGTGTCGCCGGTCTTACCACCTGGGGAAGCACATGTGCCTCGTTGATTGGCTTCAGACGTGCGCTCAAGGCTCAAAACGTTCCCGTTTCCGACCTGCCCTACATCTCCAAGTTTCAGCCGTTCACCGCGTGGTACGGTCTCTTTTTCAACATCCTTGTCGCCTTGACCCAAGGCTTCACCGTGTTCATCGAGTGGAAGACTAGCGATTTTTTTGCCGCCTACATCAGCCTGATCTTGTTTGCCGCCTTCTGGATCGGGCACAAGCTCTGGTATAGGCAAGGTTTCGTCCACCCAGCTGCCGCCGACCTCTTCCGTGGGCGCTATGACTCGCACGAGGAGCGCGACGCGGCCGATGGAAAGGTGTAA
- a CDS encoding hypothetical protein (EggNog:ENOG503PYE9), whose translation MPIVSSLIPRMDFFPLTTNKVPVIVPCGCTRASVAPTTTSICPTASDCQQCTTSWGIYVTTQSNCALNARVTGRAEANDAHRWKEEGMARYARLLRA comes from the coding sequence ATGCCGATTGTAAGTTCCCTTATACCGAGGATGGATTTCTTCCCGCTGACAACAAACAAAGTCCCGGTAATCGTCCCCTGCGGGTGCACAAGAGCCTCAGTGGCACCAACGACAACGTCCATCTGCCCCACAGCCTCCGACTGCCAGCAATGTACCACCAGCTGGGGGATCTATGTCACCACGCAGTCGAATTGTGCCTTGAATGCTAGGGTGACTGGTAGAGCTGAGGCAAATGACGCGCACCGCTGGAAAGAAGAGGGGATGGCCAGATATGCAAGGCTTTTGCGGGCTTGA
- a CDS encoding hypothetical protein (COG:H; EggNog:ENOG503P21S) codes for MLTRVLQMATKPKITLFVDTVSPFAYAAYHILRNDPIFRNVEVEYIPIFLGGLMHKCGNTAPIKIKNKDKWINLERLRWSTLFSIPMFPGLPPDFPAPSLPIMRSLATLSPAQLTPALDLLFKKHWADGVATHKPEILKETLVELFGEEEASKVLERAKTVGKEALIRNTDRAFDEGAFGLPWFSVTNAKGEREGFWGVDHLGQVVGFLGLEGELKTTRRGEGSKGWRAVL; via the exons ATGCTAACTCGAGTACTCCAGATGgccaccaaacccaaaatCACCCTCTTCGTTGACACCGTCAGCCCCTTTGCCTACGCAGCATACCACATCCTCCGG AACGACCCAATCTTCCGCAATGTAGAAGTAGAATACATCCCCATCTTCCTGGGGGGCTTAATGCACAAATGCGGTAACACCGCTCCCATCAAAATCAAGA ACAAAGACAAATGGATAAACCTCGAACGCCTCCGCTGgtccaccctcttctccatccccaTGTTCCCCGGCCTCCCCCCCGActtccccgccccctccctaCCCATAATGCGCTCCCTCGCCACACTGTCCCCCGCCCAGCTCACACCCGCGCtggacctcctcttcaaaaAGCACTGGGCCGACGGGGTAGCTACGCACAAACCGGAAATCTTGAAAGAGACTTTGGTGGAgctgtttggggaggaggaagcgagTAAAGTGCTGGAGAGGGCCAAGACTGTTGGGAAGGAGGCACTGATCAGGAACACTGACCGGGCTTTTGACGAGGGGGCGTTTGGGCTGCCTTGGTTTAGTGTGACGAATGCTaagggagagagggaggggttttggggggttgatcaTTTGGGCCAGGTGgtggggtttttggggttggagggggaattGAAGACTACtaggaggggggaggggagtaaggggtggagggcggTTTTGTga
- the HHF1_1 gene encoding Histone H4 (EggNog:ENOG503P3ZX; COG:B): protein MTGRGKGGKGLGKGGAKRHRKILRDNIQGITKPAIRRLARRGGVKRISAMIYEETRGVLKSFLEGVIRDAVTYTEHAKRKTVTSLDVVYALKRQGRTLYGFGG, encoded by the exons ATGACTGGAC GCGGCAAAGGCGGCAAGGGCCTCGGAAAGGGCGGTGCCAAGCGCCACAGAAAGATTCTTCGCGACAACATCCAGGGCATCACCAAGCCCGCCATCCGCCGTCTCGCCCGTCGTGGCGGTGTGAAGCGTATCTCGGCCATGATCTACGAGGAGACCCGCGGCGTCCTCAAGTCCTTCCTCGAGGGCGTCATCCGTGACGCCGTCACCTACACCGAGCACGCCAAGCGCAAGACCGTCACATCCCTCGACGTTGTCTACGCCCTCAAGAGACAAGGCCGCACCCTCTACGGTTTCGGTGGTTAA
- the HHT1 gene encoding histone H3.1 (EggNog:ENOG503P1RT; COG:B), with the protein MARTKQTARKSTGGKAPRKQLASKAARKSAPSTGGVKKPHQRYKPGTVALREIRRYQKSTELLIRKLPFQRLVREIAQDFKSDLRFQSSAIGALQESVESYLVSLFEDTNLCAIHAKRVTIQSKDIQLARRLRGERN; encoded by the exons ATGGCCCGCACCAAGCAGACCGCCCGCAAGTCCACCGGTGGCAAGGCTCCCCGCAAGCAGCTCGCCTCCAAGGCCGCCCGCAAGAGCGCCCCCTCCACTGGCGGTGTCAAGAAGCCTCAC CAGAGATATAAGCCCGGTACCGTCGCTCTCCGTGAGATTCGTCGCTACCAGAAGTCGACTGAGCTTCTCATCCGCAAGCTCCCCTTCCAGCGTCTCGTTCGCGAGATTGCCCAGGACTTCAAGTCCGACCTCCGCTTCCAGTCTTCCGCCATTGGTGCTCTGCAGGAGTCCGTCGAGTCTTacctcgtctccctcttcGAGGATACCAACCTGTGCGCTATCCACGCCAAGCGCGTCACCATCCAGAGCAAGGATATCCAGCTTGCCCGCCGCCTCCGTGGTGAGCGCAACTAA